The region CCCAGTGGCGATCCGTTGAATGATGTCGGCCGGTCGAAAAGAGCTGCTCGGCATCCGCGAAGGTGCTTCGATGGCGGCTTTCGGAAATTCCCTAAGGAGGAGAGCAGAGCGATGATGGAGGCGCAACACAAGTTGCAGGTCAACCTCGACGAGGAAATGAAGCGCAGTTATCTGGACTATGCTATGTCGGTCATCATCGGCCGCGCATTGCCGGACGCGCGCGACGGATTCAAGCCCGTACATCGGCGCGTCCTCTGGGCGATGTACGAGATGGGGAACACGCACGACAAGCCATTCAAAAAGAGCGCGCGCGTCGTGGGAGATGTCATTGGAAAATACCACCCGCATGGGGACGCGGCCGTCTACGAGACAATCGTGCGCTTGGTGCAGCCGTTCTCCATGCGCTATCCCCTCGTCGAGGGACAGGGAAATTTCGGGAGCATTGATGGCGATGAGCCCGCAGCTATGCGCTATACCGAAGTCCGGCTCGCGAAGATCGCCGAGGAGGTTCTGGCCGACATTGACAAGAACACGGTGGACTTTCAGCCGAATTACGATGAGTCGTTGAAGGAGCCAACGCTGCTGCCTGTGCGGTTCCCGCAGCTTCTGGTCAACGGCAGTTCCGGTATCGCCGTGGGGATGGCGACGAACATTCCTCCGCATAATCTGAGCGAGGTGATTGAGGCGACGATCTATCTGTTGCAAAATCCCGAGGCGACCGTCGAAGACCTGATGCGCTTCATCCCGGGACCGGATTTCCCGACCGGCGGGTACATCTACGGACGCGAGGGGATTCGGCAGGCCTATCTCACAGGACGAGGGACGATCATCATGCGCGCTCGCGCGGCCATCGATCGCGTCGGACGGGGATCCTTGCAACGGGAGGCGATCGTCGTCACCGAGATCCCGTACCAGGTGAGCAAAGCGAAATTGATCGAGAAGATCGCCGAGCTGGTCACGGAGCGGCGGATCGAAGGCATCGCCGATCTCCGCGACGAATCGGATCGCGAGGGGATGCGCATCGTCATCGAGCTGAAGCGCGAGGCCGTGCCGCAGGTCGTCTTGAACAAGCTCTACAAGCTCACGCCCATGCAGGAGACGTTCGGCGTCATCAATCTGGCGATCGTCAACGGTCAGCCGAAGGTTCTCAATCTCCTGGAGATGCTCCAGGAGTTCATCGCTTTCCGACGCGAGGTCGTGCGACGACGCACGCAATACGAATTGCAGCGGGCGGAAGCGCGAGCCCACATCTTGGAAGGTCTCAAGCGCGCGCTCGATCGTATTGATGCCATCATCGCTCTCATCCGTCGTTCGAAGTCTGGGAAAGAAGCGCGCGAAGCGCTCATGCGGCAGTTTCGCTTCTCCGAAGCGCAGGCGCAGGCCATCCTCGACATGAAGCTCGAGCGCTTGACGAACCTGGAGCGGCAGAAGCTCGTCGAGG is a window of Blastocatellia bacterium DNA encoding:
- the gyrA gene encoding DNA gyrase subunit A, producing the protein MEAQHKLQVNLDEEMKRSYLDYAMSVIIGRALPDARDGFKPVHRRVLWAMYEMGNTHDKPFKKSARVVGDVIGKYHPHGDAAVYETIVRLVQPFSMRYPLVEGQGNFGSIDGDEPAAMRYTEVRLAKIAEEVLADIDKNTVDFQPNYDESLKEPTLLPVRFPQLLVNGSSGIAVGMATNIPPHNLSEVIEATIYLLQNPEATVEDLMRFIPGPDFPTGGYIYGREGIRQAYLTGRGTIIMRARAAIDRVGRGSLQREAIVVTEIPYQVSKAKLIEKIAELVTERRIEGIADLRDESDREGMRIVIELKREAVPQVVLNKLYKLTPMQETFGVINLAIVNGQPKVLNLLEMLQEFIAFRREVVRRRTQYELQRAEARAHILEGLKRALDRIDAIIALIRRSKSGKEAREALMRQFRFSEAQAQAILDMKLERLTNLERQKLVEEYEGIIKKIAELKEILGSERALRNVIIRELRAIQKEFGDARRTQIVDEEAEFKLEDLIPDEEVVITVSHSGFIKRTPLLAFRQQSRGARGRFGMLTRGEDFVTKVFVASTHSTVMVFSDRGKVYNIKAHEIPEAQAAGRGRAITNLVYMSSEEKVAGIVAVRQFVPDRYVVMVTRNGVIKKTALSEFDSLRASGLIAMTVDESDALIAAELTDGQKKIFLATRQGMAICFDENDVRPMGRQARGVRGIDLREGDYVVSVAAVRGDEQMLTITEKGFGKKTSLQAYRVQARGGKGVINVRTTERNGRVVAVMPVREDDEVMLITTQGKILRLEVSEIRETGRGTQGVRLIKLAPNDLVASASLIGREEEEEATTNK